A region from the Onychostoma macrolepis isolate SWU-2019 chromosome 18, ASM1243209v1, whole genome shotgun sequence genome encodes:
- the scamp5b gene encoding secretory carrier-associated membrane protein 5, whose product MAENNFPPLPGFIPLKPCFYQDFEEIPDQHRTMCKRLYHLWILYGVTLLVNFFGCMAWMFGGGGVTNFGMSIIWVVLFTPCSYVCWFRPIYNAFKTDSSFYFMAFFFVFMAQLFIAIIQAIGIPGWGVCGWLGTISFFGTSIFASIIMLIPTLMFTAVATISFVVLTKVHNFYRGSGGSVSKAQEEWVSGAWKNPHVQQAALSAAAGAMQGPQGPQTPPYSTPPNDNAL is encoded by the exons ATGGCTG AAAACAACTTTCCTCCTCTGCCTGGCTTTATTCCTCTGAAGCCGTGCTTCTACCAGGACTTTGAGGAGATTCCTGACCAGCACCGAACCATGTGCAAGAGACTCTATCACCTGTGGATCC TGTACGGCGTGACGCTGCTGGTGAATTTCTTCGGCTGTATGGCGTGGATGTTCGGAGGCGGAGGAGTGACTAACTTTGGCATGTCCATCATCTGGGTTGTTCTCTTCACCCCCTGCTCTTATGTGTGTTGGTTCAGACCCATTTACAACGCCTTCAA gaCCGACAGCTCATTCTACTTCATGGCGTTCTTCTTTGTCTTCATGGCACAACTGTTCATTGCTATAATTCAGGCCATTGGTATACCAGGATGGGGCGTTTG CGGCTGGTTGGGCACCATCTCCTTCTTTGGCACGAGTATCTTTGCCTCCATCATCATGTTAATCCCCACCCTCATGTTCACCGCGGTCGCTACCATCTCGTTCGTGGTGCTCACGAAG GTTCATAACTTCTACCGCGGCAGCGGCGGCAGCGTGAGTAAAGCGCAGGAGGAGTGGGTCTCCGGCGCCTGGAAGAACCCTCACGTCCAGCAGGCGGCTCTGAGCGCAGCGGCCGGAGCGATGCAGGGACCGCAGGGACCGCAGACGCCGCCCTACTCCACTCCCCCCAACGACAACGCCCTGTAA